In Deinococcus puniceus, one genomic interval encodes:
- a CDS encoding heterodisulfide reductase-related iron-sulfur binding cluster: protein MLPDIHKILFFIFALIAGSYGVWGFYRLYLRVRRGAPSNEARFDRLGQRVAYAVRTSLTQERTFRRRTVISVLHSFIFYGFVFYLLVNVIDGLEGYFHFSILSSNPLGAAYNLLADILSFLVLFGVVSLVVRRLYTPSKRDFRFTEKTLLHPLLKQNYILRDSLFVSAFIFFHVGSRILGNSAKMVVEAREYGRFDGFQPVSSALGRVLFGGASDAALEGWRIFGYWGALGSVLAFLAYFPYTKHIHIFMAPLNYALKRESKSGVLPPMKGLEAAMEADEPRLGAEKLEDLEWPRLLDAYACIQCNRCQDVCPANATGKALSPAALEINKRMELNVLTGGPRVQSQSIQNQNSVLAGGPTTLGIAAQGLAAPVGAPHPSPFTLRPTSFESGASTAHPLLEFAINEESVWACTTCGACMQVCPVQDEQMLDIIDIRRHQVMVAGEFPPQLQTAFRGMERTSNPWGISRDKRMEWAEGLKVPTIDENPEPDVIYWVGCAASYDPAAQKVARSFVQLLDKAGINYAVLGKKEACTGDSARRAGNEFLYQTLAQENVETLNSVRPKLIVATCPHCMNAIGHEYKQLGGDYRTVHHTEYLETLVAAGKLPLAQLDQNVTYHDPCYLGRHNGVYDAPRALISQMAGEVLELERSRDNSFCCGAGGAQFWKEEEEGRERISDNRFREIQARLDGAKDNVQAGKVLAVGCPFCKSMMNSTPEKQKRDDIVVKDVAELMFESVQKAGGFAPVAAPAVSEPVPVPNAELPMERTGEVPAADAPAAVVGETAADVANAQPGSPTANAGTQPEAQASHPELAQPEASPSARKAWKPKSGGEAATPVDDVNPAPVVAEAVSPSEPSASQLSPAAPARKAWKPKGREAKSGDDVSPAPVAEAVQTQAVQPQAAAPIQATSEPGPDAAPARKAWKPKTAAPVSDSHSVESVAEVVTPGEVAPVEPAPSEASSAGERKKWTPKGAAPAVAPAEVAPVPTQSAEPVQPTQPESSLAPSTEAAIPERKKWTPKAAASAPVAPMAEAVLQTQTEPAQAGAAAPAPVVEAVPTARPKWQPKAKAAEAVTELAEGETAAPITEHIKLEQVGENALEERVRATNAPAQAPESAPETGTRKKWVPKKKE, encoded by the coding sequence GTGCTGCCCGACATCCACAAAATCCTGTTTTTCATCTTTGCTCTGATCGCCGGAAGCTACGGCGTCTGGGGCTTCTACCGCCTCTATCTGCGAGTTCGCCGGGGTGCGCCCTCCAACGAAGCCCGCTTTGATCGGCTGGGCCAGCGCGTCGCCTACGCCGTCCGAACCTCGCTGACGCAGGAGCGCACCTTCCGCCGCCGCACCGTCATCAGCGTGCTGCACAGCTTTATTTTCTACGGGTTCGTGTTTTACCTGCTGGTGAATGTGATAGACGGCTTGGAAGGCTACTTCCATTTCAGCATCCTGTCCAGCAATCCGCTGGGGGCCGCCTACAACCTGCTGGCCGACATTCTCAGCTTTCTGGTGTTGTTCGGCGTGGTCAGCTTGGTGGTTCGCCGCCTGTACACGCCCAGCAAGCGCGACTTCCGCTTCACCGAAAAGACGCTGCTACACCCGCTCCTCAAGCAAAACTACATCCTGCGCGACAGCCTGTTCGTATCCGCCTTTATTTTCTTCCATGTCGGCAGCCGAATCTTAGGCAACTCCGCCAAAATGGTCGTAGAAGCGCGCGAGTATGGACGGTTTGACGGTTTTCAACCCGTGTCCTCTGCGCTGGGCCGCGTGCTGTTCGGCGGTGCATCCGACGCGGCGCTGGAAGGCTGGCGCATTTTCGGCTACTGGGGCGCACTCGGTAGCGTGCTGGCCTTCCTCGCCTACTTTCCGTACACCAAGCACATCCATATTTTTATGGCCCCCCTGAATTACGCCCTCAAGCGTGAGTCAAAGAGCGGCGTGCTGCCCCCTATGAAGGGTCTGGAAGCGGCGATGGAAGCCGATGAACCCCGGCTGGGCGCGGAGAAACTGGAAGACTTGGAATGGCCGCGCCTGCTGGATGCCTACGCCTGTATTCAGTGCAACCGCTGTCAGGATGTGTGCCCCGCCAACGCGACGGGCAAGGCGCTGAGTCCTGCCGCGCTGGAAATCAACAAGCGCATGGAACTGAATGTGTTGACGGGTGGGCCGCGCGTTCAGAGTCAAAGTATTCAGAACCAAAACAGCGTGCTGGCGGGCGGGCCGACCACGCTGGGCATTGCCGCGCAAGGACTGGCGGCTCCAGTGGGCGCACCGCATCCCAGCCCGTTTACGCTGCGGCCCACATCCTTCGAATCGGGCGCAAGCACCGCGCACCCGCTGCTGGAATTCGCCATCAACGAGGAAAGCGTGTGGGCCTGTACCACCTGCGGCGCGTGTATGCAGGTCTGCCCCGTGCAGGACGAACAAATGCTGGACATCATCGACATTCGCCGTCATCAGGTCATGGTGGCCGGAGAATTCCCACCGCAGTTGCAGACCGCCTTCCGGGGCATGGAGCGCACCAGCAACCCTTGGGGCATTTCCCGCGACAAGCGCATGGAATGGGCCGAGGGGCTGAAGGTTCCCACGATTGATGAAAATCCCGAACCAGACGTGATTTACTGGGTGGGCTGTGCGGCCAGCTACGATCCCGCTGCCCAGAAAGTGGCCCGCTCGTTTGTTCAACTGCTGGACAAGGCGGGCATCAATTACGCCGTGTTGGGCAAAAAAGAAGCCTGCACCGGAGACAGCGCCCGCCGTGCCGGAAACGAATTTTTGTATCAAACGCTGGCGCAGGAAAACGTGGAGACGCTGAACAGCGTGCGCCCCAAGTTGATCGTCGCCACCTGCCCGCACTGCATGAACGCCATCGGGCACGAGTACAAGCAGTTGGGCGGCGACTACCGCACGGTTCACCATACCGAATATCTGGAGACGTTGGTGGCCGCTGGAAAACTGCCACTGGCGCAACTCGATCAGAACGTGACCTACCACGATCCCTGCTACTTGGGCCGCCACAACGGCGTGTACGACGCGCCCCGCGCCCTGATTTCCCAGATGGCGGGCGAGGTGCTGGAACTGGAGCGTAGCCGCGACAACTCGTTTTGCTGCGGCGCGGGCGGGGCGCAGTTCTGGAAGGAGGAGGAAGAGGGCCGCGAGCGCATCAGCGACAACCGCTTCCGCGAGATTCAGGCTCGCCTGGACGGAGCCAAGGACAATGTGCAGGCGGGCAAGGTGCTGGCGGTAGGCTGCCCCTTCTGCAAATCCATGATGAATTCCACGCCTGAAAAGCAGAAGCGCGACGACATCGTGGTAAAAGATGTGGCCGAATTGATGTTCGAGAGCGTGCAAAAAGCGGGCGGATTCGCACCGGTAGCCGCGCCCGCCGTATCCGAACCTGTTCCCGTCCCCAATGCCGAGTTGCCGATGGAACGCACGGGCGAGGTGCCTGCGGCTGATGCTCCCGCCGCTGTGGTGGGCGAAACCGCTGCCGATGTCGCCAACGCGCAACCCGGTAGCCCCACCGCCAATGCCGGAACCCAGCCCGAAGCGCAGGCGTCGCACCCGGAACTGGCACAGCCGGAAGCCTCACCCAGCGCCCGCAAAGCGTGGAAGCCCAAGAGTGGGGGAGAGGCCGCCACACCCGTAGACGACGTGAACCCGGCCCCAGTCGTGGCAGAAGCCGTCAGCCCCAGCGAACCCAGTGCCAGTCAACTCAGCCCCGCTGCCCCGGCCCGCAAAGCTTGGAAACCCAAAGGTAGAGAGGCCAAGTCCGGCGATGATGTCAGCCCCGCGCCTGTGGCAGAAGCAGTCCAGACTCAAGCAGTTCAGCCGCAGGCCGCCGCACCGATTCAGGCCACTTCCGAACCCGGCCCAGACGCCGCGCCCGCCCGCAAAGCGTGGAAGCCTAAAACTGCTGCGCCAGTGTCTGACAGTCACAGTGTTGAGAGTGTGGCAGAGGTTGTCACTCCCGGCGAAGTCGCCCCGGTTGAGCCTGCTCCATCAGAGGCCAGCTCCGCAGGTGAGCGCAAGAAGTGGACGCCGAAGGGCGCGGCCCCGGCTGTGGCTCCTGCCGAAGTTGCCCCAGTTCCTACTCAGAGTGCCGAACCTGTGCAGCCCACTCAGCCCGAATCCAGCCTAGCCCCAAGCACCGAAGCTGCCATCCCGGAACGCAAGAAGTGGACGCCTAAAGCGGCGGCTTCCGCGCCCGTCGCCCCGATGGCCGAAGCCGTACTGCAAACTCAGACCGAGCCTGCTCAGGCTGGAGCCGCCGCGCCCGCTCCTGTGGTGGAAGCTGTGCCCACGGCCCGCCCGAAATGGCAGCCGAAGGCAAAGGCTGCTGAAGCTGTGACTGAGCTTGCAGAAGGAGAAACAGCCGCGCCCATCACTGAACACATCAAGTTGGAACAAGTAGGCGAAAATGCGCTGGAGGAACGTGTACGGGCGACGAACGCCCCAGCACAAGCGCCTGAATCCGCCCCGGAAACGGGCACACGCAAGAAGTGGGTGCCCAAGAAGAAGGAATAA
- a CDS encoding DegV family protein, whose translation MTIAIVTDSTSDLNPHLCEQYGLTSVPLYVLFDGKMHRDGIDLKPAELFAGLKAGKKTPSTSQPSPAEFGEVYRKALETADEVLSVHISGQLSGTVGSARLAAQEFGNKVTVLDTKSVSMGLGMRAIRAAELARAGKSVPEIVAELERVGAVADIRFTVDTLDFLRINGRIGGAQALLGGLLNIKPILTVKDGKVESGGRVRGHKKAMQDIMDYVRKYVAQHGGARVSFMCTVGGEEYIREVRAGLSDLKFDDLGDHTIGAVVGTHAGPGTMGATLEPITA comes from the coding sequence ATGACCATTGCCATCGTCACCGACTCGACGAGCGACCTGAACCCGCACCTGTGCGAGCAATACGGCCTCACCAGCGTGCCCCTGTACGTGCTGTTCGACGGCAAGATGCACCGCGACGGCATAGACCTGAAGCCCGCCGAACTGTTCGCAGGCCTGAAGGCGGGCAAGAAGACGCCCAGTACGTCGCAGCCCAGCCCCGCCGAGTTTGGCGAGGTGTACCGCAAGGCGCTGGAAACCGCCGACGAGGTGCTGAGCGTGCATATCAGCGGGCAGTTGTCGGGCACGGTGGGCAGCGCACGCTTGGCCGCGCAGGAATTTGGCAACAAAGTGACCGTGCTGGACACCAAATCGGTCAGCATGGGCCTCGGGATGCGGGCCATCCGCGCCGCAGAACTCGCGCGTGCGGGCAAGAGCGTACCGGAAATCGTGGCCGAACTGGAGCGCGTGGGCGCGGTGGCCGACATCCGTTTTACCGTGGATACACTGGATTTTCTGCGGATCAACGGGCGCATCGGCGGCGCACAGGCGCTCCTCGGCGGCCTACTGAACATCAAGCCGATTCTGACCGTCAAAGACGGCAAAGTGGAATCCGGCGGACGGGTACGCGGCCACAAAAAGGCCATGCAGGACATCATGGATTATGTTCGCAAGTACGTCGCGCAGCACGGCGGGGCACGGGTGTCGTTCATGTGTACGGTGGGCGGCGAGGAGTACATCCGTGAGGTTCGCGCAGGTCTCAGCGACCTGAAATTCGACGATCTGGGCGACCACACCATCGGCGCAGTGGTGGGCACGCACGCAGGCCCCGGCACGATGGGCGCGACGCTGGAACCCATCACCGCCTGA
- a CDS encoding serine hydrolase yields MGVLRLPNGCLDTAPVVAKAPAPPLPLSGRLGLWVAEVDPVTLAPIRAVGTNPDSLFPLASTYKQAVLWAVLRQFDAGTLSPTERFNVTRDNQSLGNYPYDGTSIKDLSLRMIQKSDNTATDILHRRVGLQNVQAVADDLGLCHTRLILPTRDWWVAQSGLSATFNGTTRWAAAQGDDRIKLAAQIDADAREYRADYLQRKLNDYFETRYDRDDDLRVHNLSTPYEWGTLLASEFLQPGLSPRAQKWQREVMAQGFGRSALNVQHRGNVAWFGGKGGNGWGILTYSGYVQTKDGRHLVYAFMQHGADQSYTMPNTRRAFAWINAGVDAVLGEKKN; encoded by the coding sequence TTGGGTGTGTTGCGTTTGCCCAACGGTTGTCTCGATACCGCGCCAGTCGTCGCCAAAGCCCCCGCACCGCCCCTGCCCCTCAGCGGGCGCTTGGGCCTGTGGGTGGCCGAAGTCGATCCGGTGACCCTCGCGCCGATCCGGGCTGTGGGCACCAATCCAGACAGCCTGTTTCCGCTGGCGAGTACGTACAAACAGGCGGTGCTGTGGGCCGTCCTGAGACAGTTCGATGCCGGAACGCTCTCGCCCACCGAACGCTTTAATGTGACGCGCGACAACCAGAGCCTCGGCAACTATCCCTACGACGGCACATCCATCAAAGACCTGTCGCTCCGCATGATTCAAAAGAGTGACAACACCGCCACAGACATCCTCCACCGCCGCGTGGGGTTGCAGAACGTGCAGGCGGTGGCCGACGACTTGGGTTTGTGTCATACCCGCCTGATCTTGCCCACGCGGGATTGGTGGGTGGCCCAATCGGGCCTGTCGGCTACGTTCAACGGCACCACACGTTGGGCCGCCGCACAGGGCGATGACCGGATCAAGCTGGCCGCCCAGATCGACGCCGACGCCCGCGAGTACCGCGCCGATTATCTTCAGCGCAAGCTCAACGATTATTTTGAAACCCGCTATGACCGCGACGACGATTTGCGGGTTCATAACCTCAGCACGCCCTATGAATGGGGCACCCTGCTGGCGTCCGAATTCCTGCAACCCGGCCTCTCACCCCGCGCCCAGAAGTGGCAGCGTGAAGTGATGGCGCAGGGCTTTGGCCGCAGCGCGCTGAACGTGCAACACCGGGGCAATGTGGCGTGGTTTGGCGGCAAAGGCGGCAACGGCTGGGGCATCCTGACCTACAGCGGCTACGTGCAAACCAAAGACGGGCGGCATCTGGTGTACGCCTTCATGCAGCACGGGGCCGACCAGAGCTACACCATGCCCAATACCCGCCGCGCCTTCGCATGGATCAATGCCGGGGTAGACGCAGTGCTGGGGGAAAAGAAGAACTAG
- a CDS encoding DHH family phosphoesterase: MINPANGDTSYREGVAAIVRLLREHSGPVVILAHEGPDGDALGSVLGLARALRSLGKEVVAPMDVPRYLSFLPEPGELSAPLESWPADALAVVLDVDNNDPARVAGADLSIFEGPVINIDHHGTNRRQATALLVDPARPAAAMMVADVVDALGVTWTEAIATPLMLGLNTDTGSFRFNSVTPETFECAARLLAHGARLGWINDSMAQNPRTYYLLLREVLGTMEFLHGGRVVLARVDDAMLERAGGSWEDVESYVGMLRASEGAELAVMVKDFGERVKLSLRSRGKVSAQNIAVALGGGGHVPAAGATVAEPYAAVRPQLDAAIGAELARADGTGRWDGGDLRGGSLRV; encoded by the coding sequence ATGATCAATCCGGCGAATGGAGACACGAGTTATAGAGAAGGAGTCGCGGCGATTGTGCGTCTGCTACGAGAACACAGCGGCCCAGTGGTCATTCTGGCCCACGAAGGCCCGGACGGCGACGCCCTCGGCAGCGTGCTGGGGTTGGCGCGTGCGCTGAGAAGCCTCGGCAAAGAGGTGGTTGCCCCGATGGACGTGCCGCGCTACCTGTCGTTTTTGCCTGAGCCGGGCGAACTGAGCGCCCCGCTGGAAAGTTGGCCCGCAGACGCGCTGGCGGTGGTGCTGGACGTGGACAACAACGATCCTGCGCGGGTCGCCGGGGCCGACTTGAGCATATTTGAAGGGCCAGTCATCAATATCGATCATCACGGCACCAACCGCAGGCAGGCCACCGCCCTGCTGGTCGACCCCGCCCGCCCCGCCGCTGCCATGATGGTGGCCGACGTGGTAGACGCGCTGGGCGTGACGTGGACAGAAGCGATTGCCACCCCGCTGATGCTGGGCCTGAATACCGATACCGGTTCGTTCCGCTTCAACAGCGTCACGCCCGAAACCTTCGAGTGCGCGGCCCGCCTGCTGGCACACGGGGCACGCTTGGGCTGGATCAACGATTCAATGGCCCAAAATCCGCGCACCTACTACCTGCTGCTGCGCGAGGTACTGGGTACGATGGAGTTTTTGCACGGCGGGCGCGTGGTGCTGGCCCGCGTGGACGACGCCATGCTAGAGCGGGCCGGAGGCAGTTGGGAAGATGTGGAATCCTACGTGGGCATGCTCCGCGCCTCGGAAGGGGCCGAGTTGGCTGTGATGGTCAAGGATTTTGGCGAGCGCGTGAAACTGTCGCTGCGTTCTCGCGGCAAAGTCAGCGCCCAGAATATTGCGGTGGCGTTGGGCGGCGGCGGCCATGTGCCCGCAGCAGGCGCGACGGTGGCCGAGCCTTACGCGGCAGTGCGCCCACAGTTGGACGCGGCCATTGGGGCGGAGTTGGCGCGGGCAGATGGCACGGGCAGATGGGACGGGGGCGATCTGAGGGGCGGAAGTCTAAGGGTCTAG
- a CDS encoding HAD family hydrolase, giving the protein MTNLAAPPTRHVAFDWGGVFTIGTFDGRSTQNVSDRSGVRVERVRESYFRYVRQLEVGAWTLPQFWTVMQEETGVQMPYAEFEALYLGSILDNLPMYTSLAALSAGVRVGLLSNNYPVVSDHLRRDPRFARFDALVFSNELGQKKPHADSFAALEKAMQHPAGAVAFVDDVQENIDAANAYGFHGILYHHEQHAKFEAELAAWLGGES; this is encoded by the coding sequence ATGACCAATCTCGCTGCTCCCCCCACCCGCCACGTCGCCTTCGATTGGGGCGGCGTCTTTACCATCGGTACCTTCGATGGCCGCTCCACACAGAACGTCTCTGACCGCAGCGGCGTCAGGGTAGAACGAGTCCGCGAAAGCTACTTCCGGTATGTGCGGCAGCTTGAAGTCGGCGCGTGGACACTGCCTCAGTTCTGGACGGTGATGCAAGAGGAAACGGGTGTGCAGATGCCGTATGCCGAGTTCGAGGCGCTGTATTTGGGCAGCATTCTGGACAACCTGCCCATGTACACCAGCCTCGCGGCCCTGTCTGCGGGCGTGCGCGTGGGCTTACTTAGCAACAACTACCCCGTCGTCAGCGATCATCTGCGCCGCGATCCCCGCTTCGCCCGCTTTGACGCCTTAGTGTTCAGCAACGAATTGGGCCAGAAGAAACCGCACGCCGATTCCTTCGCGGCACTGGAAAAAGCCATGCAGCACCCCGCTGGGGCCGTCGCTTTTGTAGACGACGTGCAAGAAAACATAGACGCCGCCAACGCTTACGGCTTTCACGGCATTCTGTACCATCACGAGCAGCACGCGAAGTTTGAAGCAGAACTGGCGGCGTGGTTGGGCGGCGAAAGCTAG
- the aceA gene encoding isocitrate lyase, whose protein sequence is MTHDAHSPRTHAEILDKTWKTEGRWQGIKRNFSADDVVKLRGSLPIEYTLAKHGAQKLWRLMAEEPFVNALGALTGNQAMQQVKAGLKAIYLSGWQVAGDANNAGQMYPDQSLYPASSVPDVVKRINNTLRRADQIQHSEGKDDIDYFAPIVADAEAGFGGPLNAFELMKAMIEAGAAGVHFEDQLASEKKCGHLGGKVLVPTSQFIRTLNAARLAADVSGVPTVLIARTDADAANLLTSDIDDNDKPFLTGERTPEGFFHVKPGIEQAISRALAYAPYADVIWCETSVPNLEDARKFAEAIHAQFPGKLLAYNCSPSFNWKKNLDDETIAKYQVELGKMGYKFQFITLAGFHSLNMSMFDLAYGYARNQMSAFVELQEREFAAQARGFTAVKHQREVGTGYFDLVATAAGGGQSSTTALAGSTEAEQFGKSHKELAAAHD, encoded by the coding sequence ATGACCCACGACGCACACAGCCCGCGCACCCACGCCGAAATTTTGGACAAGACTTGGAAGACTGAAGGCCGCTGGCAAGGCATCAAGCGCAATTTCAGCGCCGACGATGTGGTCAAGTTGCGCGGCAGCCTGCCCATCGAGTACACGCTCGCCAAGCACGGGGCGCAGAAGCTGTGGCGCTTGATGGCCGAAGAACCTTTCGTGAACGCACTGGGCGCACTGACCGGAAATCAGGCGATGCAGCAGGTGAAAGCGGGCCTGAAAGCCATCTACCTGAGCGGCTGGCAGGTGGCCGGAGACGCCAACAACGCGGGCCAGATGTACCCCGACCAGAGCCTCTACCCCGCCTCCAGCGTGCCCGACGTGGTCAAGCGCATCAACAACACCCTGCGCCGCGCCGACCAGATTCAGCACAGCGAGGGTAAGGACGACATCGACTACTTCGCGCCCATCGTGGCCGATGCTGAAGCCGGGTTTGGCGGCCCCCTGAACGCCTTCGAGTTGATGAAGGCCATGATCGAAGCGGGCGCGGCGGGCGTGCATTTTGAAGACCAATTGGCGAGCGAGAAGAAGTGCGGACACTTGGGCGGCAAAGTTCTGGTGCCCACCAGCCAGTTCATTCGCACCCTGAACGCCGCCCGCCTCGCCGCCGACGTGTCCGGCGTGCCCACCGTCCTGATCGCCCGCACCGACGCCGACGCCGCCAACCTGCTGACCAGCGACATCGACGACAACGACAAGCCCTTCCTGACAGGCGAACGCACCCCCGAAGGCTTTTTTCACGTGAAGCCCGGCATCGAGCAGGCCATCAGCCGCGCTCTGGCCTACGCCCCCTACGCCGACGTGATCTGGTGCGAAACCAGCGTGCCGAACTTAGAGGACGCCCGCAAGTTTGCCGAGGCCATCCACGCGCAGTTTCCCGGCAAGTTGCTGGCCTACAACTGCTCGCCCAGCTTCAACTGGAAGAAGAATCTAGACGACGAAACCATCGCCAAGTACCAAGTCGAGTTGGGCAAGATGGGCTACAAGTTCCAGTTCATCACGCTGGCGGGCTTCCACAGCCTCAACATGAGCATGTTCGATCTGGCCTACGGCTACGCCCGCAACCAGATGAGCGCCTTCGTGGAGTTGCAGGAGCGCGAATTCGCAGCGCAGGCACGCGGATTCACCGCCGTCAAGCATCAGCGTGAAGTGGGCACGGGTTACTTTGACCTGGTGGCAACGGCGGCAGGCGGCGGCCAGAGCAGCACCACCGCACTCGCAGGCAGCACCGAAGCCGAGCAATTCGGCAAATCGCACAAGGAACTGGCCGCCGCGCACGACTGA
- the cdd gene encoding cytidine deaminase — MSDVNLAARTPDLSSDRLGITPDAELLAGAQAAFAKAYAPYSKFRVGAALRTADGQVYRGANVENASYGLGRCAEQSSIQAMATAGGRDFIDIVVYSEATPPASPCGACRQVLYEFSPDARIVCVNPHGDIVSGLVRDFLPNGFRLEQRDDGHGVGTE; from the coding sequence GTGAGTGACGTCAATTTGGCCGCCCGAACCCCAGACCTGTCCAGTGACCGCCTCGGCATCACGCCCGACGCCGAACTCTTGGCAGGTGCACAGGCCGCGTTTGCCAAAGCCTACGCGCCCTACAGCAAATTCCGAGTCGGCGCGGCCCTGAGAACTGCAGACGGGCAAGTGTACCGGGGCGCAAACGTCGAAAACGCGAGCTACGGCTTAGGCCGCTGCGCCGAACAAAGCTCGATTCAGGCGATGGCGACGGCGGGCGGGCGCGACTTTATCGACATCGTGGTGTACTCGGAAGCCACGCCGCCTGCCAGCCCCTGCGGAGCCTGCCGTCAGGTGTTGTACGAATTTAGCCCCGACGCCCGGATCGTGTGCGTGAACCCGCACGGCGACATCGTCAGCGGCCTCGTGCGCGACTTTTTGCCCAACGGCTTTCGGCTAGAGCAAAGGGACGACGGGCATGGAGTGGGGACGGAGTAG
- a CDS encoding hemolysin family protein, whose protein sequence is MNDILGLLALFVLVLINGFFVAAEFSLVAVRRTRIDQLAEEGNTVARATQKALKSLDLYIAATQLGITMASLSIGFVAEPAIEHLISPLLEGRSLSEGQITAISFGLAFAVSTVLHIVFGELAPKTWALQRSEQVALMVTRPLLAFTFVFKWAIRGLNALGNAVVRLFGLRGVTGHHSAHSEEEIRMIVSASSQEGVLEEDEKELVYNVFDLSDTTVREIMTPRNDMVAVDGASPLRRLLELNTEHGYSRVPVFHDMADNIVGIVHTSDMLRHLDALDDTVIADVMRPVYFVPEGMKIKDLLAKMRDKKSHLSIVVNEFGGTSGLVTLEDALEEIVGEIYDETDEDELPMVEVIAEGVYLMDASLTVGEAEERLGSNLEDGEGEYDTLSGFMTNHFGDIPEVGQSFVHEGWAFTVEEADQRRVVRVRVERATEETLPEALEETVRE, encoded by the coding sequence ATGAATGACATTCTTGGCCTGTTGGCCCTGTTCGTACTCGTGCTGATCAACGGCTTTTTTGTGGCCGCAGAGTTTTCGCTGGTGGCCGTCCGGCGTACCCGCATAGATCAGCTTGCAGAAGAAGGCAATACGGTGGCCCGCGCCACCCAGAAGGCCCTCAAAAGCCTCGACCTGTATATCGCCGCCACGCAACTCGGCATCACGATGGCGTCGCTGAGCATCGGTTTTGTGGCCGAACCCGCCATAGAACACCTGATCAGCCCGCTGCTGGAAGGCCGCTCGCTGTCCGAAGGGCAAATTACGGCCATTTCGTTCGGCTTGGCGTTTGCGGTCAGCACCGTGCTGCATATCGTTTTTGGTGAGCTGGCCCCCAAGACGTGGGCGTTGCAGCGCAGCGAACAGGTGGCCCTGATGGTCACGCGGCCCCTGTTGGCCTTCACCTTCGTGTTCAAGTGGGCCATTCGTGGCCTGAACGCGCTGGGCAACGCCGTTGTCCGGCTGTTTGGCCTGCGCGGCGTCACCGGACACCACAGCGCCCACAGCGAAGAAGAAATTCGCATGATCGTGAGTGCCTCCAGTCAGGAAGGCGTACTGGAAGAGGACGAGAAGGAACTCGTGTACAACGTGTTCGACCTGTCGGATACCACCGTGCGCGAGATCATGACGCCGCGCAACGACATGGTGGCCGTGGACGGCGCTTCTCCGCTGCGGAGGCTGCTGGAACTGAACACCGAACACGGCTATTCGCGGGTTCCGGTCTTTCACGATATGGCCGACAACATCGTGGGCATCGTGCATACCAGCGATATGCTGCGCCACCTCGACGCGCTGGACGACACCGTGATTGCCGACGTGATGCGCCCCGTGTATTTCGTGCCCGAAGGCATGAAAATCAAGGATTTGCTGGCCAAGATGCGCGACAAGAAAAGTCACCTGAGCATCGTAGTGAACGAATTCGGCGGCACCTCGGGCTTGGTGACGCTGGAAGACGCGCTGGAAGAAATCGTGGGCGAAATCTACGACGAGACCGACGAAGACGAACTGCCGATGGTGGAAGTCATCGCGGAGGGCGTGTACCTGATGGACGCCAGCCTGACTGTAGGCGAGGCCGAGGAACGGCTGGGCAGCAACTTGGAGGACGGCGAGGGCGAATACGACACCCTGTCGGGCTTCATGACCAACCACTTTGGTGATATTCCGGAAGTGGGCCAGAGCTTCGTGCATGAGGGCTGGGCCTTTACTGTAGAAGAAGCCGACCAACGCCGCGTGGTACGTGTGCGTGTAGAGCGGGCCACCGAGGAAACCCTGCCCGAAGCTCTTGAGGAGACTGTGCGTGAGTGA
- a CDS encoding diacylglycerol kinase yields MRSDGSALNLRRWWRSAGFAWAGVRQVYRSQANFRIEVWAGAVALALALALRVPLPPILLCCALVLSLELLNTAVEAVVDLASPEVHPLAKVAKDAAAAAVLVASIGAALVGLVVLGPALWQLF; encoded by the coding sequence ATGCGTTCAGACGGCTCGGCCCTGAATCTGCGCCGCTGGTGGCGTTCGGCGGGCTTTGCATGGGCCGGGGTGCGGCAGGTGTACCGCTCGCAGGCCAATTTCAGAATCGAGGTCTGGGCGGGGGCAGTGGCTCTGGCTCTCGCGCTGGCGTTGCGCGTGCCGCTGCCCCCCATCTTGCTGTGTTGCGCGCTGGTGCTGTCGCTGGAACTCCTGAATACGGCGGTGGAAGCGGTGGTGGATCTGGCCAGCCCAGAGGTTCACCCGCTGGCAAAAGTAGCCAAAGATGCCGCCGCAGCCGCCGTGTTGGTGGCCAGTATCGGGGCTGCTCTGGTGGGGCTAGTGGTGCTGGGGCCTGCGCTGTGGCAACTGTTCTAG